A stretch of the Sulfolobus acidocaldarius SUSAZ genome encodes the following:
- a CDS encoding AsnC family transcriptional regulator: MDEIDRLIIFNLLRDGRISQNKLAKIINLAPPSLNSRFRRLIDEGVIRGFKVLINPNLINKYFAYYAFPNLREAYSDKIFVKFNCLENFNVYGFQGESIEEIKETVDGISSELGKPIMEYIPPQNPVKLKKQHLLLIKTLVENPRAEISEIANKLNFKVSKVRRLIGELKGFAVIPEVDLIKADSMLLAVFTKKLNDVITVTNRFSVIIIPGALGGIDVSFVGSIRNAKAMIDNVRRIDPDAQIMLVYNYEIKNDTRNLEIE; the protein is encoded by the coding sequence GTGGATGAAATTGACAGGCTAATAATATTCAATTTGCTCAGGGATGGAAGAATATCCCAGAACAAACTAGCTAAGATTATAAATCTGGCTCCTCCTTCTCTGAACTCAAGGTTCAGAAGACTAATCGATGAAGGAGTAATAAGAGGCTTCAAGGTTCTCATAAACCCAAACTTAATAAACAAGTACTTCGCTTATTACGCTTTTCCCAATTTGAGAGAGGCTTACTCAGATAAGATATTTGTGAAATTCAATTGCCTTGAGAACTTCAATGTTTATGGCTTTCAGGGTGAAAGCATTGAAGAGATAAAAGAGACTGTAGACGGAATCTCATCAGAGTTAGGAAAACCCATAATGGAGTATATCCCTCCTCAGAATCCCGTAAAGCTTAAAAAGCAACATCTACTACTGATAAAGACACTAGTTGAGAATCCCAGGGCTGAAATAAGTGAAATAGCAAACAAGCTAAACTTTAAGGTATCGAAGGTTAGGAGGTTAATTGGTGAACTGAAGGGATTTGCAGTAATACCAGAGGTTGACCTAATAAAAGCTGACTCCATGCTCCTGGCTGTCTTCACAAAGAAGCTTAATGACGTGATAACAGTCACAAACAGGTTCTCAGTTATAATAATACCTGGGGCATTAGGAGGAATCGATGTGAGCTTTGTTGGTTCGATAAGGAATGCAAAGGCAATGATCGATAATGTGAGGAGGATAGATCCAGACGCGCAGATTATGTTGGTTTATAATTATGAGATAAAGAACGACACTAGGAATTTGGAAATTGAATGA
- a CDS encoding bacterio-opsin activator codes for MQIYKVRMRVKHDACWTQETTGYDVTANVKYLFPLVAKNSVFEIVELYSNVKTQLTDFIDVLSRKYRNNIKIIRVDRNKSSKTALLYYFKNFENSITKAMMNSNAIVANLTVSDGIEDWQVYTFNRRDQLETQISEELKRIDVEIENLDFDRVEMDEVKSKMIVFSSLTPTERQILYTAYKMGFFDYPKKTKLDELAKMYGVTKVALDRHIRNAIRKVLMQVFVDNSNTF; via the coding sequence ATGCAAATTTACAAGGTGAGGATGCGAGTTAAACATGACGCTTGTTGGACACAGGAGACCACAGGTTATGATGTTACGGCAAACGTTAAATACCTCTTTCCTCTAGTAGCAAAGAATTCTGTTTTCGAAATTGTGGAGTTGTATTCAAATGTAAAAACTCAGCTGACAGACTTCATTGATGTGTTAAGTAGAAAGTATAGGAATAACATAAAGATCATAAGGGTCGATAGGAATAAATCAAGTAAGACAGCATTACTATACTACTTTAAGAACTTTGAGAACTCAATTACGAAGGCTATGATGAATAGTAACGCTATTGTTGCAAATCTTACTGTAAGTGATGGTATTGAAGACTGGCAAGTCTACACATTCAACAGGAGAGATCAATTAGAAACCCAGATTAGTGAGGAGCTAAAGAGGATCGACGTAGAGATTGAAAACCTTGATTTCGATAGGGTAGAAATGGATGAGGTTAAGAGTAAGATGATTGTTTTCTCATCACTCACACCTACAGAGAGACAGATACTATACACAGCGTATAAGATGGGGTTCTTTGATTATCCCAAGAAGACTAAGCTCGATGAGTTAGCCAAAATGTATGGGGTAACAAAGGTGGCTTTGGACAGACATATAAGGAATGCTATTAGGAAAGTATTAATGCAAGTTTTCGTAGACAACTCCAACACATTCTGA
- a CDS encoding aldehyde oxidase: MPKYIGKPLKRIIEDQPLVTGRATFVYDLDLRGTLYASFVRSQYAHAKIKSVKCPEGSMCFTSYDLPKAIIGIARDEAVYQDQPIAVVLANDEYKARDLADEVEVEYEPLPSVIDVEEALSNKEKAMSKLESNVILHDEVNVGDTQNDFKRAYKIIEGELINQRVIPSAMEPRGAFAQFDGKRLTVWSSTQTPFDLKKSLSEILSEYGIKDIRVIQPYVGGAFGSKIINYAEEFVVAYLSVITKRPIKWFNSRTEDMMTTNHGRDMRLRFRAAFDSEGKLLGIEGTLIHDLGAPFEDINKDSFGMATIAARLLIGRYKVNSLKIKVLGVATNKAFIGAYRGAGRPEATYFIERILTLGAKELGLDQYEIRERNVMDDVNFTKLPTGITYDSGRYKELLRIAKPYYNELIKRRDQLRSKGKLAGVGVAIVSEIASFGPYSTAKVKVLPNGRIQVITGTTPHGQGDATAFTQIAAEVFDVDPLNVDVLWGDTDLISDGDLTAGSRTITVGGSAVYEAAVRLKEKLLKVVSEKMGVKAEEIEYREGEFIHGDKTMSLSEAARTSMFMGVLPEQDYSYVMNLYTSPYGVHMVLVEVDKDTGFTRVLDYKAFDDVGVVVNPLLAEGQTHGGALQGVGQALYEEAIYSQDGNLLTSNFSDYVLPTAVESFNVEWRSFGLTKSDTPIGSKGIGELPTIAGTPAVVSAIEDAIGKKIYTMPVKPELVLKLLGE, from the coding sequence ATGCCTAAGTATATAGGTAAACCGCTAAAAAGAATAATAGAAGATCAGCCTCTTGTGACAGGAAGGGCTACCTTTGTATATGACTTAGACCTAAGGGGTACACTTTACGCATCCTTTGTAAGGAGTCAATATGCACATGCTAAAATAAAAAGTGTAAAATGCCCTGAGGGTTCAATGTGCTTTACGTCCTATGATCTACCTAAGGCTATCATAGGAATAGCCAGGGACGAAGCTGTCTATCAAGATCAACCTATAGCTGTAGTATTGGCTAATGATGAGTACAAGGCAAGAGACTTGGCAGACGAGGTCGAAGTTGAATATGAACCATTACCTAGCGTAATAGACGTTGAGGAAGCCTTGAGTAATAAGGAGAAGGCTATGAGTAAATTAGAATCAAATGTCATCTTACATGATGAAGTGAATGTTGGGGATACTCAAAACGACTTCAAAAGAGCTTATAAGATTATTGAGGGAGAACTAATCAATCAAAGGGTTATCCCTTCCGCCATGGAACCCAGAGGAGCCTTTGCACAATTTGACGGTAAGAGGTTAACAGTATGGAGTAGCACACAGACCCCATTTGACCTTAAGAAGTCCTTATCAGAAATCCTATCTGAATACGGCATTAAAGACATAAGAGTTATACAACCTTATGTTGGTGGTGCCTTTGGTAGCAAAATAATAAACTATGCTGAGGAGTTCGTTGTAGCTTATCTCTCAGTAATAACTAAGAGACCTATAAAGTGGTTTAATTCAAGGACTGAGGACATGATGACAACAAATCACGGTAGGGATATGAGATTGAGATTTAGGGCTGCCTTTGACTCAGAGGGAAAGTTACTGGGAATAGAGGGTACACTTATACACGATCTGGGGGCACCATTTGAAGACATAAATAAGGACTCCTTTGGGATGGCAACTATAGCAGCGAGATTGTTAATAGGTAGATACAAGGTCAATTCCCTTAAAATAAAGGTTCTCGGCGTTGCAACAAACAAAGCTTTTATCGGTGCCTACAGGGGTGCAGGGAGACCTGAGGCTACATATTTCATCGAAAGGATATTGACACTAGGTGCTAAAGAACTGGGATTAGATCAATATGAGATAAGAGAGAGAAATGTGATGGACGACGTTAATTTCACTAAATTACCTACAGGCATAACATATGATAGTGGTAGGTACAAAGAGTTACTTAGAATAGCTAAACCGTACTACAATGAACTAATAAAGAGAAGGGACCAGTTGAGGAGTAAGGGTAAACTAGCTGGTGTCGGTGTCGCAATAGTAAGCGAGATAGCATCATTTGGTCCTTATTCTACAGCTAAGGTGAAGGTTCTCCCCAATGGTAGAATTCAAGTTATAACTGGCACAACACCCCACGGTCAAGGAGATGCGACAGCCTTCACACAAATAGCTGCTGAAGTATTTGATGTTGACCCATTAAACGTGGATGTGCTTTGGGGAGATACTGACCTCATATCAGATGGAGATCTAACTGCAGGCAGTAGAACGATAACTGTCGGTGGATCTGCAGTATATGAAGCTGCAGTGAGGCTAAAGGAAAAACTGTTGAAAGTTGTGTCAGAGAAAATGGGTGTGAAGGCTGAAGAGATTGAATACAGAGAGGGTGAGTTTATTCATGGAGACAAGACCATGAGTCTATCAGAGGCTGCAAGGACTTCCATGTTTATGGGAGTATTACCCGAGCAGGACTACTCTTATGTTATGAATCTATACACATCCCCTTATGGCGTACACATGGTTCTAGTAGAGGTTGATAAAGACACAGGCTTTACTAGAGTACTGGACTACAAGGCATTTGATGACGTAGGTGTAGTTGTAAATCCATTATTGGCTGAGGGACAAACACATGGAGGTGCGCTTCAGGGTGTAGGACAAGCCCTGTATGAGGAGGCAATTTACTCTCAAGATGGTAACTTGCTGACCTCTAATTTCTCAGATTACGTTTTACCTACTGCTGTTGAATCATTCAATGTCGAGTGGAGGTCATTTGGATTAACAAAATCTGATACCCCAATTGGGTCTAAGGGTATCGGAGAGTTACCTACGATAGCTGGAACACCTGCTGTGGTGAGTGCTATAGAAGATGCAATAGGCAAGAAGATATACACCATGCCCGTTAAACCAGAACTAGTGCTAAAGTTACTAGGAGAATAA
- a CDS encoding MFS transporter: protein MKPLKAYTFFANLASSLTSPFISFFVASNGIIGSVLAIATSAGTTFPGIAQYFLINLSIKAKKLLFWGTLAEGIIWLLIGLLALTNIFFVVLYVVITLIMGVTNFGWLLILDKISGTSKGLVLSQYNLYVYLAGLLATLFTGFVASSDIDVLRFFFIASGLLYIYGAYVNSKIDVDVEFKSKSASPVKVFKNSRLRNFLLANSLFTFTWAMAWPLFPLAQVYKFHLDSFEIAIINVIGNLSTVILQRIVGRLIDKHRVATMFFSRFALATFPLAYAFSTTPYEIYASSLVSGFTNSASVSFTAYILDVSDYQHKRTIIALYNMLSGLAALGGSLLTSFIFGLLLNYFSNMVTTIDIMLGSIGGLRIITSLLFLRVEEKIDKL, encoded by the coding sequence TTGAAACCACTTAAAGCGTACACTTTTTTCGCAAACCTAGCTAGCAGTCTCACGAGTCCCTTCATATCATTTTTCGTAGCCTCAAATGGAATAATAGGAAGTGTACTTGCTATAGCTACTTCAGCAGGAACTACTTTCCCTGGTATAGCCCAGTACTTTCTAATAAATCTCTCCATTAAGGCTAAGAAATTATTGTTTTGGGGCACCTTAGCTGAGGGGATAATCTGGCTATTAATAGGCTTGCTAGCACTAACAAATATTTTCTTCGTTGTTCTATATGTGGTAATAACCTTAATTATGGGAGTTACCAATTTTGGATGGCTTTTAATTCTTGATAAGATTAGCGGAACGAGTAAGGGTTTAGTCTTATCCCAATATAATCTATATGTATATTTAGCAGGTCTCTTAGCTACACTATTCACAGGTTTTGTAGCTAGTAGTGATATAGACGTATTGAGATTCTTCTTTATAGCCTCAGGTCTACTGTATATTTATGGTGCTTACGTGAATTCAAAAATTGACGTAGATGTCGAATTTAAGAGTAAGAGTGCATCCCCTGTGAAGGTTTTTAAAAACAGTAGATTAAGGAATTTTCTTCTGGCAAACTCCCTTTTTACGTTCACGTGGGCTATGGCATGGCCATTATTTCCATTAGCTCAAGTTTATAAGTTTCACCTAGACAGTTTTGAAATAGCCATTATTAATGTTATAGGTAACCTGTCCACAGTAATTTTGCAAAGGATTGTGGGTAGATTAATAGATAAGCACAGAGTTGCAACCATGTTTTTCAGCAGATTTGCCCTAGCTACATTCCCCTTAGCCTATGCCTTTTCTACAACTCCTTATGAGATCTATGCATCAAGCTTAGTCTCAGGGTTCACTAATTCCGCATCCGTATCGTTTACTGCATATATCTTAGATGTTTCAGACTATCAGCATAAAAGGACAATAATAGCGTTATACAACATGCTATCAGGATTAGCTGCACTAGGAGGATCCCTATTGACTAGCTTTATCTTTGGATTACTACTAAACTATTTCTCAAATATGGTTACTACAATAGATATAATGTTAGGCTCAATAGGTGGATTAAGGATAATTACCTCTCTCCTCTTTCTGCGAGTAGAGGAGAAAATAGATAAGTTGTAG
- a CDS encoding sugar ABC transporter ATP-binding protein, translated as MSDLLEIRDVHKSFGAVKALDGVSMEINKGEVVALLGDNGAGKSTLIKIISGYHKPDRGDLIFEGKKVIFNSPNDARSLGIETIYQDLALIPDLPIYYNIFLAREVTNKIFLNKKKMMEESKKLLDSLQIRIPDINMKVENLSGGQRQAVAVARAVYFSAKMILMDEPTAALSVVEARKVLELARNLKKKGLGVLIITHNIIQGYDVADRIYVLDRGKIIFHKKKEETNVEEITEVMTSFALGKVNLGEKR; from the coding sequence ATGAGTGACCTACTAGAGATAAGGGATGTTCATAAGAGTTTTGGTGCTGTTAAAGCTTTAGACGGTGTATCAATGGAGATCAATAAGGGTGAAGTGGTTGCTTTGCTTGGCGATAACGGAGCGGGAAAATCAACGCTAATTAAGATAATTTCAGGTTATCACAAACCTGACCGTGGAGACCTAATATTTGAGGGAAAGAAGGTCATATTTAACTCTCCGAATGATGCGAGAAGTTTAGGTATAGAGACCATATATCAGGATTTAGCCCTGATACCCGATTTACCAATTTATTATAACATATTCTTAGCCAGGGAGGTAACAAACAAGATCTTCCTAAATAAGAAAAAAATGATGGAGGAGTCTAAAAAATTACTGGATTCTCTACAAATAAGAATACCTGATATAAATATGAAAGTGGAAAATTTATCAGGCGGACAAAGGCAGGCAGTAGCAGTTGCTAGGGCGGTTTATTTCTCTGCTAAAATGATTTTGATGGACGAGCCCACTGCAGCATTAAGCGTCGTAGAGGCTAGGAAAGTACTAGAGTTAGCACGAAACCTAAAAAAGAAGGGTCTCGGTGTCTTGATAATTACCCACAATATAATTCAGGGATATGATGTTGCTGATAGGATTTATGTACTTGATAGAGGAAAAATAATATTTCATAAGAAGAAAGAGGAGACTAATGTGGAGGAGATAACAGAGGTTATGACAAGTTTTGCCCTAGGGAAAGTTAATTTAGGAGAAAAAAGATAA
- a CDS encoding sugar ABC transporter permease: MNILNVVRRFEFQLFLVNIIIALFFYFENSAYFSSNNITTIFQYLAEIGIIAIGEAMLMLCGEIDLSPPALANFVPLITLTIYNSIYQAISPTPAIVVSILLSLGLASLIGLMNGLITTKAKVNSLITTVGTLFLFNGIALIYSGGYPESFPYFRFLGGTVSILPVPFIWSLGALVFLILLLHYTKIGVWTIAAGSNPTGASEVGVPVDRVKIINFIIMANIGALVGIIQGSRVLTIGATNFTADVVLEGIAAAVIGGTSLVGGKGSLVGAFLGSVFISELLNGFNILGINAYEFDAILGGAIVVVMVLSYYARRASYKLKSITTATSSSPESKDRITKILKFKIQKIYRRVEENE; this comes from the coding sequence ATGAATATATTAAATGTAGTTAGAAGATTTGAATTTCAGCTTTTTTTAGTAAATATAATTATTGCGCTGTTTTTCTACTTCGAGAACTCTGCCTATTTTAGCTCAAATAACATAACCACAATATTTCAGTATCTGGCAGAAATTGGGATTATTGCTATAGGGGAAGCTATGCTTATGTTGTGCGGAGAGATCGACTTATCACCTCCCGCACTGGCAAATTTCGTACCATTAATAACCTTGACCATATATAACTCCATATATCAGGCAATTTCACCGACACCTGCCATAGTGGTCTCAATACTGTTGAGTTTAGGTCTAGCGTCATTAATAGGTCTTATGAATGGTTTGATTACAACTAAGGCTAAAGTGAACTCATTAATAACGACTGTGGGCACACTTTTCCTTTTCAATGGTATAGCATTAATTTACTCAGGTGGATATCCTGAGTCATTTCCATATTTCAGATTCCTTGGAGGGACTGTCTCAATTCTCCCTGTACCCTTTATATGGTCATTAGGGGCATTGGTCTTTCTAATACTACTATTACATTATACTAAGATAGGAGTTTGGACAATAGCGGCAGGGAGTAATCCTACCGGAGCCTCAGAGGTAGGTGTACCTGTAGATAGGGTGAAAATTATAAATTTCATAATAATGGCAAACATTGGAGCCTTAGTAGGTATAATTCAGGGATCTAGAGTCCTGACCATTGGTGCAACAAACTTCACCGCAGACGTGGTATTAGAGGGTATAGCTGCTGCAGTGATAGGTGGGACATCGTTAGTGGGAGGAAAGGGTAGTCTGGTCGGTGCCTTTTTAGGTTCAGTATTTATATCTGAGCTTCTGAACGGATTTAACATACTTGGCATAAATGCCTATGAGTTTGACGCGATCTTGGGAGGGGCTATAGTGGTTGTGATGGTACTTTCGTATTACGCGAGGAGGGCATCATATAAGCTGAAGTCAATTACTACTGCTACGTCTTCATCCCCTGAAAGCAAAGATAGAATAACAAAAATATTAAAATTTAAAATACAAAAAATATATAGGAGAGTTGAGGAAAATGAGTGA
- a CDS encoding sugar ABC transporter substrate-binding protein produces MAKSKDEIKEEIAKAIINQVSKTDLSRRRALSTLAKGGIIAGVLAAFGAGFGSGYVTAPKGSSSSGIAPPQSGFMYGQVPEHPTWKIVFINHVTTNPFFVPTQYGIQDACLLLDCNSQWTGSETSDTTTMVNDMEAAISQGANGIAVSVISPNAFDKPTQDALNAGIPVFAYNAYIPTDDPNYSQYHNPPYLGYIGQSLYASGQLFGQRILNLVPSGSRVALFIATPGTANIQPRIDGIQSVIQGHYTIDVVATGALVSDEQTAIESYFNSHPDVKGMFAVDAGSTQGVGNVLREHGIKTASNGGTIAAGGYDLLPATIQNIVDGYLDFTIDQQPYLQGFLPTLAIYLYLISDTLVYPLNIDTGSKFITTSNIQPYLLASRYEGSSTAYKPTSTTSSSSSSSSSSSSG; encoded by the coding sequence ATGGCAAAATCCAAAGATGAAATTAAAGAGGAGATTGCAAAAGCTATAATTAATCAGGTGTCTAAAACAGACTTATCCAGAAGGAGAGCACTGTCTACATTAGCAAAGGGCGGTATTATTGCTGGAGTTCTAGCAGCATTTGGTGCAGGATTTGGGTCAGGATACGTAACTGCACCCAAGGGCTCTTCATCCTCAGGCATTGCTCCTCCACAGTCAGGGTTTATGTATGGACAAGTCCCAGAGCATCCAACATGGAAAATTGTCTTTATCAATCATGTGACTACAAATCCCTTCTTCGTTCCAACACAATACGGGATTCAAGATGCTTGTTTATTACTAGATTGCAACTCTCAATGGACTGGTTCAGAAACCTCAGATACTACTACAATGGTAAATGATATGGAGGCTGCTATATCTCAAGGTGCAAATGGTATAGCAGTTTCTGTTATATCACCTAATGCTTTTGATAAGCCTACCCAAGATGCATTAAATGCTGGTATTCCTGTGTTTGCTTATAACGCTTATATCCCTACAGACGATCCAAACTACTCTCAATACCATAATCCACCCTATCTAGGCTATATTGGGCAGTCACTATATGCCTCAGGTCAGTTGTTTGGGCAGAGAATACTTAATTTAGTTCCTTCAGGTTCCAGAGTTGCGTTATTTATAGCAACACCTGGTACAGCTAATATACAACCAAGAATAGACGGAATTCAAAGTGTCATTCAGGGACACTACACTATTGATGTTGTAGCAACTGGCGCTTTAGTAAGTGATGAACAGACTGCTATTGAGAGTTACTTTAACAGTCATCCTGATGTAAAGGGAATGTTTGCAGTAGATGCGGGAAGTACTCAGGGTGTAGGTAATGTGCTGAGAGAACATGGGATAAAGACTGCATCAAATGGTGGTACAATAGCTGCGGGTGGATATGATCTATTACCTGCAACTATTCAAAACATAGTTGATGGTTACCTGGACTTCACAATAGATCAGCAGCCATACCTACAAGGTTTCCTCCCAACTTTGGCAATATATCTTTACTTAATATCTGACACTTTAGTATATCCATTAAATATTGACACCGGCTCCAAGTTCATAACCACGAGCAATATACAGCCTTATTTACTGGCGTCAAGATATGAGGGTTCGTCGACAGCTTATAAACCTACATCAACTACATCATCCTCATCTTCAAGTAGTTCATCATCTTCAAGTGGGTAA
- a CDS encoding ABC transporter ATP-binding protein, whose translation MKRELTATNFHAMVNTDLGRDLKLEQETVEITGNKAKVYDSKHNEVLNLNGVVRLNVESGITISKLIGTMTDGKVVELAYFTKRKEEVFKKLAEAFNSGEQIEIKDEVDDKSHKPGVNTLRWLFSISSRYRKTMILGAILSLISTGLNLVPPYLLKILIDNVLISNDHSTQLFQLIVLLLFTSYASLALVSSLQTRILNNLGSRIINDLREILYNHVIKHDYSFIERISPSRILSRLTTDAGNTNWLLVWGLPTLVTNFFTLLGIGVILFTLNPLLATFILIPIPLILFMVVRYRKRSHRLYHRNWRRSADITSRINDTIPNFLVVRSFSKEEYESKRLRNMLDKLYESSVTINRLNSLYWPIIGLVVNLSTVIIWWVGGHEVISGVIELGVITAFIAYLSQFYSPINNLSNVLPFIQQSLTSAERIREVLEVKPQITNSEAPKRPVMPSEIVFENVFFGYDPHFPVVKNLNINIRPGEKVAIVGKSGSGKSTIAKLLLRFYDVNKGKITIGGVDLKEIDIDYLRRKVAYVPQDVVLFDTTVGYNVAYGSDNVNETDIVRACKTAKIHDEIVRLPFAYDTILGERGTYLSGGQRQRLSIARAIIKNPDVLIFDEATSNLDVVSEREVYEAMMEVSRNKTVILITHNIHEVMNADKVIVLENGEVIERGKPRELLRSETYFHKIFKDQINEENVFSKNGNGKEIHDIRILDPRSTMITPAERRSRVTVKAENEIYRDLIPKALFPITNPKFIGFYSDDGKEIFLLEDYSELDNESLKVLENALLYNNLVFKVVKINNINIKGDQLEWDLVTDKGVSKTFTLGRRNVVVFEKKVVLIDRNDNLYEINMESIDRRSLRLLLETI comes from the coding sequence ATGAAAAGAGAGTTAACAGCAACTAATTTTCATGCCATGGTCAACACTGATTTAGGAAGAGACCTTAAATTAGAACAGGAAACTGTCGAGATAACAGGGAATAAGGCTAAAGTCTATGACTCGAAACACAATGAGGTCCTGAATCTGAACGGGGTAGTTAGACTTAATGTGGAGAGCGGAATAACCATAAGTAAACTTATAGGTACAATGACAGATGGTAAGGTTGTTGAATTAGCTTACTTTACAAAGAGAAAAGAGGAAGTCTTCAAAAAATTGGCAGAGGCATTTAACTCTGGAGAGCAGATAGAGATTAAAGACGAGGTAGATGATAAGAGCCACAAGCCCGGGGTAAATACACTCAGGTGGTTATTTTCCATATCATCTAGATATAGAAAGACCATGATATTAGGTGCAATACTATCACTTATCTCAACGGGATTAAACCTCGTACCCCCTTACTTGCTTAAGATACTGATTGACAACGTATTGATATCCAACGATCACTCTACACAACTATTCCAATTGATAGTACTACTCCTTTTCACCTCATACGCTAGCCTAGCCTTAGTATCCTCTTTACAAACTAGAATATTAAACAATTTAGGTTCTAGAATTATAAATGATTTGAGGGAAATATTGTATAATCATGTCATTAAGCATGACTACTCATTTATAGAGAGAATCTCGCCCAGCAGAATATTATCCAGGCTCACCACAGATGCTGGCAATACAAACTGGTTACTAGTCTGGGGATTACCTACGCTAGTAACTAACTTCTTCACTCTACTAGGGATAGGAGTGATACTCTTTACACTCAACCCATTACTAGCCACATTTATCCTTATACCCATACCACTTATCCTATTCATGGTGGTAAGATATAGGAAGAGATCACATAGGTTATACCATAGAAACTGGAGGAGAAGCGCTGATATAACATCAAGGATAAATGACACAATACCCAACTTCTTAGTGGTCAGGTCTTTCTCGAAAGAGGAATATGAGAGTAAAAGGCTCAGAAACATGTTAGATAAACTTTATGAGTCCAGTGTAACAATAAACAGGTTAAATTCTCTATATTGGCCTATAATAGGTCTAGTGGTTAACCTTTCCACAGTTATAATATGGTGGGTAGGTGGTCATGAAGTCATTTCAGGAGTAATTGAACTAGGTGTCATAACAGCCTTCATTGCCTACCTATCACAGTTTTATAGCCCTATAAATAATCTCAGTAACGTCTTACCCTTTATTCAGCAGTCTCTCACATCGGCAGAGAGGATAAGAGAAGTGCTAGAGGTAAAACCACAAATTACGAATTCTGAAGCCCCCAAAAGACCAGTTATGCCCTCAGAGATAGTGTTTGAGAACGTTTTCTTTGGTTATGATCCCCACTTCCCAGTTGTAAAGAACCTAAACATAAACATTAGACCAGGAGAAAAGGTTGCAATTGTGGGGAAAAGCGGGTCAGGTAAGAGCACCATTGCAAAATTGTTATTGCGGTTCTATGATGTTAATAAGGGAAAAATAACCATAGGCGGTGTTGACTTAAAGGAAATTGATATAGATTACTTGAGGAGGAAAGTTGCATACGTCCCTCAGGACGTTGTCCTGTTTGACACTACTGTTGGTTATAACGTTGCATATGGTTCAGATAACGTGAACGAAACAGATATAGTAAGGGCTTGTAAAACAGCTAAAATACATGATGAGATAGTGAGATTGCCTTTCGCGTATGACACTATTCTAGGTGAGAGGGGGACATATCTCTCAGGAGGGCAAAGGCAAAGGCTAAGCATAGCCAGGGCGATTATAAAGAACCCGGATGTTTTAATTTTTGATGAGGCAACGTCTAATTTAGACGTAGTTAGTGAAAGGGAAGTTTACGAGGCAATGATGGAGGTCTCAAGAAATAAGACTGTAATACTCATAACCCACAATATACATGAGGTAATGAACGCTGATAAGGTAATAGTCTTAGAAAATGGTGAGGTAATAGAGAGGGGAAAACCTAGAGAGCTATTACGTAGCGAAACATACTTCCATAAGATTTTCAAAGACCAAATAAACGAGGAGAACGTGTTCTCCAAGAACGGTAATGGGAAAGAGATACATGACATAAGGATACTAGATCCCCGGTCAACTATGATAACTCCTGCAGAGAGGAGGAGCAGGGTTACTGTTAAAGCTGAAAATGAGATATATAGGGACCTCATTCCTAAGGCACTATTTCCCATAACGAACCCTAAGTTCATAGGATTTTATAGTGATGACGGTAAGGAGATATTTCTGCTTGAGGACTACAGTGAACTAGATAACGAATCGTTGAAGGTATTAGAAAATGCTCTGTTATACAATAACCTCGTATTTAAGGTTGTTAAGATAAATAATATCAACATAAAGGGAGATCAGTTAGAATGGGATCTTGTAACAGATAAAGGAGTTTCTAAGACATTTACTTTGGGGAGGAGGAATGTAGTTGTTTTCGAGAAAAAGGTTGTGCTAATAGACCGTAATGATAACCTATATGAAATAAATATGGAAAGTATTGATAGGAGAAGCTTAAGATTATTACTGGAGACCATCTGA